One stretch of Zingiber officinale cultivar Zhangliang chromosome 6B, Zo_v1.1, whole genome shotgun sequence DNA includes these proteins:
- the LOC121989596 gene encoding FRIGIDA-like protein 4a — MGSEVASVVPSSVVQESLKQLERQQELISCCTVLWKELSDHFSVLERGLESRSEALRSKRQSLDASTQCALDSLRHRELSIDGAVDLALAKLEERRAAAAEALAAAAAEVEELDIAGKLRSLCTKMDFAGFFDFVVAKRKELEILRTELPVALSDCIDPAKFVLDAISVVFPLDKRTVKSPNDLGWACVMIFESLLLVLADPELGSTRPLVTRCARKRAEEMAKEWKEGLEHRGGFENVKPPDAHTFLQHVVTFGIVDTNDKNLYRRLVISFAWRRQMPKLAISLGLEDSMEDIIEELIDKGHQLDAINFAYEASLQDKFPPISLIQSFLKDLKKSTSTSEDSNNSGQAVNSTSRKDQSAIRAAIKCIQDHKLESEFPLESLQKQLETLEKVKVEKKKPAVSSPCSSTGPANKRTRANHGGPMPPAKAGRTTINACVSSFPTTPAYVRSPSAHTTYSAPPAYPHTVYGSRSPPAIREPYGYPVEEVAHIPLGATYPSPPMNYPAYGAYHNCGIGGYNNGLAPGYQQAYFR; from the exons ATGGGATCGGAGGTGGCCTCCGTCGTCCCGAGCTCGGTGGTCCAGGAGAGCCTCAAGCAGTTAGAGAGGCAGCAGGAGCTCATCAGCTGCTGCACAGTGCTGTGGAAGGAGCTATCAGACCACTTCTCCGTCCTCGAACGAGGTCTTGAGAGCAGGTCCGAGGCCCTCCGATCCAAGCGTCAGTCCCTAGATGCCTCCACCCAGTGCGCCCTCGACTCCCTCCGCCACCGTGAGTTGTCCATCGACGGCGCCGTCGACCTCGCACTAGCCAAGCTCGAAGAGCGCCGCGCTGCCGCTGCTGAGGCCCTTGCGGCTGCTGCTGCGGAGGTCGAGGAGCTTGATATCGCTGGAAAGTTGCGGTCTTTGTGCACAAAGATGGATTTCGCTGGTTTCTTCGATTTCGTGGTTGCCAAAAGGAAGGAGCTGGAGATTCTTCGAACGGAGCTTCCTGTGGCCCTCTCTGATTGCATTGATCCTGCCAAATTTGTGTTGGACGCGATCTCTGTGGTCTTCCCGCTGGATAAGAGGACCGTGAAATCACCTAATGATCTTGGTTGGGCATGCGTGATGATTTTTGAGTCTCTGTTGCTGGTGTTGGCTGATCCAGAGCTGGGATCGACCAGGCCATTGGTGACTCGGTGCGCAAGGAAACGGGCTGAAGAGATGGCAAAGGAATGGAAGGAGGGGCTGGAGCATCGTGGAGGATTTGAGAATGTTAAGCCACCTGATGCACACACATTTCTCCAGCATGTGGTGACTTTTGGAATTGTAGATACGAATGACAAGAACCTATACAGGAGACTTGTGATCAGCTTTGCCTGGAGGAGGCAAATGCCCAAGCTTGCTATTTCCCTAGGACTCGAGGATAGTATGGAAG ATATTATAGAAGAATTAATTGACAAGGGGCATCAACTAGATGCTATAAACTTTGCCTATGAGGCTAGCCTCCAAGACAAGTTTCCTCCTATTTCCCTGATACAATCCTTCCTCAAAGATTTGAAGAAGTCAACTTCAACATCAGAGGACTCTAACAACAGCGGGCAAGCTGTG AATAGCACTAGCAGGAAAGACCAGTCAGCTATTCGGGCTGCTATCAAATGCATTCAAGATCACAAGCTTGAATCTGAGTTTCCACTAGAGAGCCTTCAGAAGCAACTCGAAACATTGGAGAAGGTGAAGGTGGAGAAGAAAAAGCCTGCTGTTTCTAGCCCTTGTTCCAGCACTGGTCCCGCTAACAAGCGAACACGGGCCAACCATGGCGGACCAATGCCCCCTGCCAAGGCTGGTCGCACGACGATCAATGCCTGTGTTTCGTCTTTCCCAACCACTCCAGCCTATGTGCGATCGCCCTCTGCTCACACAACATACTCTGCTCCACCTGCTTATCCTCACACTGTCTATGGCAGCAGGAGTCCACCAGCCATCAGGGAGCCATACGGATACCCAGTTGAAGAAGTTGCCCACATTCCACTCGGCGCAACATACCCTTCACCACCAATGAACTACCCAGCCTATGGCGCCTACCACAATTGTGGCATCGGAGGTTACAACAATGGGCTGGCACCAGGCTATCAGCAGGCTTACTTCAGGTAG